A part of Oncorhynchus kisutch isolate 150728-3 linkage group LG2, Okis_V2, whole genome shotgun sequence genomic DNA contains:
- the LOC109903747 gene encoding neurexophilin-1-like, whose translation MKSEGLPRGMKSTCWCIVLLSLISMVTSAHSSASGSSDVLKSERPKSRAKDLWTTDTSKDVSISHLLSQTFYDKNLSGLDLNYDKLEPYSKQELWDWLHNTSSLHDPRSRSKRRPIVKTGKFKKMFGWGDFHSNIKTVKLNLLITGKIVDHGNGTFSVYFRHNATGQGNVSVGLVPPTKAVEFQLQQSTVLEPKDTKLFNCRVEYEKVEKGTRKSLCSHDPSQSCPQEQTQSHVSWLCSKPFKVICIYISFYSTDYKLVQKVCPDYNYHSDTPYLPTG comes from the exons ATGAAAAGTGAAGGACTACCAAGAGGAATGAAGTCCACATGTTGGTGCATTGTTCTCCTGTCACTCATTTCTATG GTTACAAGTGCCCATTCATCTGCATCTGGAAGTTCAGACGTTCTGAAGTCAGAGAGACCAAAGTCAAGAGCTAAGGACCTCTGGACAACAGACACCAGCAAGGACGTATCCATCAGTCATCTGCTCTCCCAGACCTTTTATGACAAGAATCTGTCTGGCCTGGATCTGAACTATGACAAGTTGGAACCGTACTCTAAACAGGAGCTCTGGGACTGGCTCCACAACACCTCTAGCCTTCATGACCCACGCTCCCGATCCAAGAGGAGACCCATCGTCAAGACAGGAAAGTTCAAGAAGATGTTCGGCTGGGGGGATTTCCACTCCAACATCAAGACAGTGAAGCTCAACCTGCTGATCACCGGGAAGATCGTAGACCACGGCAACGGCACGTTCAGCGTCTACTTCCGCCACAACGCTACGGGCCAGGGCAACGTGTCGGTGGGGCTGGTGCCGCCCACCAAGGCCGTGGAGTTCCAGCTGCAGCAGTCGACGGTCCTCGAGCCCAAAGACACCAAGTTGTTCAACTGCAGGGTGGAGTACGAGAAGGTGGAGAAGGGCACCAGGAAGTCGCTGTGTTCCCACGACCCCTCGCAGAGCTGCCCTCAGGAGCAGACCCAGAGCCATGTGTCCTGGCTGTGCTCCAAGCCCTTCAAAGTCATCTGCATCTACATCTCCTTCTACAGCACCGACTACAAGCTGGTGCAGAAAGTGTGTCCAGATTACAACTACCACAGCGATACTCCCTACCTCCCAACCGGGTGA